From one Idiomarina sp. X4 genomic stretch:
- the udk gene encoding uridine kinase, whose product MNKTTVIAIAGASASGKSLFASTVYQELVAELGTDGIAILAEDAYYRDQSHMTMEQRVLTNYDQPAAFEHDLLMKHLKQLKAGEAVEMPQYSHKTHTRLPETIKVAPARVVMVEGILLLTDEKLREQFDISVFMDTPLDICLLRRIKRDIEERGRNLQSVTEQYEQYVRPAFFDFIFPSKQYADLVVTRGGQNEIAIDIIKTKIRQLLAE is encoded by the coding sequence GTGAATAAGACGACAGTTATAGCAATAGCGGGGGCTTCAGCGTCAGGCAAAAGTTTGTTTGCCTCGACGGTTTATCAGGAGTTAGTTGCGGAGTTGGGCACTGACGGTATCGCCATTCTCGCCGAGGATGCTTACTACCGCGATCAGAGTCATATGACGATGGAACAGCGAGTTCTGACCAACTATGACCAACCGGCGGCCTTCGAGCATGACTTGCTCATGAAGCACTTAAAACAGTTGAAGGCTGGCGAAGCGGTTGAAATGCCGCAGTACAGCCATAAAACGCACACCCGCCTTCCCGAAACCATTAAAGTGGCACCGGCAAGGGTAGTTATGGTTGAAGGTATTTTATTACTGACGGACGAAAAGCTGAGGGAACAGTTCGATATCTCCGTATTTATGGATACCCCCCTCGATATTTGCTTGCTGCGTCGTATTAAACGCGATATTGAAGAGCGTGGTAGAAATTTACAGTCAGTAACAGAGCAATACGAACAGTATGTGCGCCCGGCGTTTTTTGACTTTATTTTCCCATCTAAGCAATACGCTGATCTTGTTGTCACTCGTGGTGGCCAGAACGAAATAGCCATTGACATTATAAAAACAAAAATACGTCAGTTGCTGGCGGAATAA
- a CDS encoding MBL fold metallo-hydrolase RNA specificity domain-containing protein codes for MKIVFLGGAETVTGSKYLVETDSTRLLIDCGLFQGYKWLRRRNWQPLPMGIQDVDGVVLTHAHLDHSGFIPVLYKNGYRGPVFAHHATVGLCDILLADSGRIQEEDAKYLGKHKLSRHEKPEPLYDEATAKASMTLFQGVEYHQQFSIGDITITLRKAGHILGAASVILEADGKRVGFSGDLGRPNDIMMYPPEPLPELDLLMLESTYGDRRHQATDSAEEQLAEVVNETSQSGGVLLIPSFSVGRAQLLQYLLVKLMDEKRIPRQPIFLDSPMAINVSGLYQRFYDLHKLSDAQCQNTFNKVEYTRSVDDSKAIASQTGPHIIIAGSGMATGGRILHHFKHWLADHRATVLFSGHQAGGTRGAKMLQGVESIKLHGEWLPVKARIRALEGLSGHADYEEITQWLKQSELKPNTAIQLVHGEPDALEAFRDHLMQTTSFDVEVADYQGVYHL; via the coding sequence ATGAAAATTGTATTTCTTGGCGGTGCAGAAACCGTAACGGGCTCTAAATATTTAGTTGAAACGGATTCGACCCGACTCTTGATTGACTGTGGTTTATTTCAGGGCTATAAGTGGTTACGCCGACGTAATTGGCAGCCTTTGCCAATGGGGATCCAGGACGTTGACGGTGTGGTTCTGACACATGCGCATTTAGACCACTCCGGTTTTATTCCGGTTCTGTATAAAAATGGCTACCGTGGTCCTGTTTTTGCGCATCACGCAACGGTCGGTCTGTGCGACATTTTGCTGGCGGACAGTGGCCGTATACAAGAAGAGGACGCCAAGTACCTTGGTAAACATAAGCTTAGTCGGCATGAAAAACCTGAACCTCTCTACGACGAAGCCACGGCGAAAGCGTCTATGACGTTATTTCAAGGCGTTGAATATCATCAACAATTTTCCATTGGCGATATTACTATTACGTTAAGAAAAGCGGGCCACATTTTAGGTGCTGCCAGCGTTATTTTGGAAGCTGATGGTAAGCGAGTTGGCTTTTCCGGTGACCTTGGTCGGCCGAACGACATTATGATGTATCCGCCAGAACCGCTGCCTGAACTTGATTTACTGATGCTGGAATCGACTTATGGAGACCGACGTCATCAGGCAACCGACAGTGCAGAAGAGCAATTAGCGGAAGTGGTCAATGAAACTTCTCAGTCTGGTGGTGTCCTTTTAATACCGAGTTTCTCAGTAGGTCGCGCCCAGTTGCTACAGTATCTATTGGTAAAATTAATGGATGAAAAGCGGATTCCACGACAGCCTATTTTCCTGGACTCTCCCATGGCCATTAATGTGTCCGGCTTGTATCAACGGTTTTATGACTTGCATAAGTTGTCGGATGCTCAGTGTCAAAATACCTTTAACAAAGTGGAGTACACGCGTTCGGTTGATGATTCAAAAGCGATAGCCTCGCAAACTGGACCGCATATCATAATTGCCGGTAGCGGTATGGCAACAGGAGGCCGAATTTTGCATCATTTCAAGCATTGGCTGGCTGATCATCGCGCAACTGTTCTGTTCAGCGGCCACCAGGCAGGCGGTACACGCGGTGCAAAAATGTTACAAGGTGTTGAGTCGATTAAACTGCACGGAGAGTGGCTCCCGGTTAAGGCTCGTATAAGAGCATTAGAGGGGTTGTCAGGGCACGCGGATTATGAAGAAATTACACAGTGGCTGAAGCAGTCTGAATTAAAACCCAATACGGCGATTCAGTTGGTGCATGGCGAGCCGGACGCCCTGGAAGCATTCCGCGACCACCTTATGCAAACAACGTCTTTTGATGTCGAAGTCGCGGATTATCAAGGGGTGTATCATCTATAG
- a CDS encoding M16 family metallopeptidase has protein sequence MKMMKTLTAVAVTTVLLGGCQSTTSASNTTAVSQSQFPEVKVNYETFTLDNGLTVVVHEDRKAPIVAVNVWYAVGSKDEKPGKTGFAHLFEHLMFNGTENYDDEYFGPFERAGATEMNGTTNNDRTNYFENVPTPALDMALWMESDRMGHLLGAVTQEKLDEQRGVVQNEKRQGEAQPYGKAWSYIAEQTFPEGHPYSWSVIGSMEDLNAATLDDVHQWFKDYYGAANAVLVLAGDIDVETAREKVTKYFADIDPGKPLKKQETWVAKRDETKRATMEDRVPAARVYKVWNTAQMGTADSEYLELFADILANGKNSRLYERLVYDEQIASSVGAFQYGRTLAGQFMITADAKPGVELEQIEAIINEELQRLIKEGPTQSELQRTKFSTTANFVRRAEKVGGFGGKSDILASGAVYHDDPGFYAQEMEWTKQATVSDIQNVAQKWLSSGDFVLNVVPQPNYTAQETDADRSELPNVGDLPQLELPEVEQFTLSNGLDVYLAQRTDTPTIEMSLVFDSGYASDVGGKLGTASYTMSMLKEGTESLGALELSERLESLGTNLNASASLDSSRISMDTLSVNFAESLSLMNDVLQNPAFSEEEIERKRSNWIEGIRKEEARPQTQALRVLPGLMFGDGHAYSQPLTGSGTVDSIKSLTREDLVEHAQTWLRPDNAKLVIVGDTTVEQAKLLLEEQFASWQSPATPKPEKTLDASAASNDSRVFLINKPGTPQSLIIAGQLAPSGQVDNADTIDVMNTILGGSFTSRLNMNLREDKGWSYGARSIWLDNEGPGLLMALAPVQTDKTQESIQEIVKEFTQYEGDKPATDDELAKVKANKTAKLPGAYETKGALLSGLISTFNKGKDVEYLESYGQRINAITLDDIQESADNVLTPNAMTWVIVGDLAEIEDKVRELNLGEVTILQSDEE, from the coding sequence ATGAAGATGATGAAAACCCTCACTGCAGTTGCAGTGACGACGGTTCTTTTAGGCGGCTGCCAGTCAACAACATCGGCTAGTAATACAACCGCTGTTAGCCAGTCTCAGTTTCCTGAAGTGAAGGTTAACTACGAAACATTTACCTTAGATAACGGATTAACGGTTGTCGTTCATGAAGATCGCAAAGCCCCCATTGTTGCCGTTAACGTATGGTACGCCGTTGGTTCTAAAGACGAAAAGCCCGGTAAAACGGGTTTCGCGCACCTGTTTGAACATTTGATGTTTAATGGTACTGAAAACTACGACGACGAATATTTCGGTCCTTTTGAACGTGCAGGCGCCACTGAAATGAACGGTACCACCAACAACGACCGCACGAATTACTTTGAAAACGTTCCAACACCAGCGCTTGATATGGCGTTATGGATGGAGTCGGACCGCATGGGTCATTTGTTAGGCGCTGTTACTCAAGAAAAGCTCGACGAACAACGTGGCGTTGTACAAAACGAGAAGCGTCAGGGTGAAGCTCAGCCATACGGTAAAGCCTGGAGCTACATTGCCGAGCAAACGTTCCCGGAAGGTCATCCTTATTCATGGTCGGTTATTGGCTCGATGGAAGACTTAAATGCAGCGACACTGGACGACGTACACCAATGGTTTAAAGACTACTATGGTGCCGCCAACGCTGTACTCGTCTTAGCGGGTGACATTGATGTTGAAACCGCGAGAGAGAAGGTCACCAAATACTTTGCTGACATCGACCCAGGCAAACCGTTGAAAAAACAAGAAACCTGGGTCGCAAAACGCGATGAAACCAAACGTGCTACCATGGAAGACCGTGTTCCAGCCGCTCGTGTTTATAAAGTTTGGAATACCGCGCAAATGGGTACGGCTGACTCCGAATACCTTGAGCTATTCGCTGATATCCTTGCCAACGGGAAAAACTCTCGTTTGTATGAGCGTCTGGTCTATGACGAGCAAATTGCCAGCTCTGTTGGCGCTTTCCAATACGGTCGCACACTGGCCGGTCAGTTCATGATTACGGCTGATGCAAAACCAGGTGTTGAGCTTGAGCAAATCGAAGCAATTATTAATGAAGAGTTACAGCGCTTAATTAAAGAAGGGCCTACCCAATCAGAATTGCAACGTACTAAGTTTAGTACGACAGCAAACTTTGTACGCCGTGCTGAAAAAGTGGGTGGCTTTGGTGGTAAGTCAGACATTCTTGCCTCTGGCGCTGTCTACCACGACGACCCTGGCTTCTATGCACAGGAAATGGAGTGGACAAAACAGGCAACCGTCAGTGACATTCAAAATGTCGCTCAAAAGTGGTTATCCAGTGGCGACTTTGTTCTGAACGTTGTACCACAACCAAACTACACGGCGCAGGAAACGGATGCAGATCGTTCAGAGCTTCCTAATGTTGGCGACTTACCTCAGCTGGAATTACCAGAAGTTGAGCAGTTTACACTGTCGAATGGCTTAGATGTCTATTTGGCACAACGTACCGATACCCCAACCATTGAAATGAGCTTAGTCTTTGACAGTGGTTATGCGTCAGATGTTGGCGGTAAATTAGGTACAGCAAGCTATACCATGTCAATGCTGAAAGAAGGAACTGAGAGTTTGGGAGCGTTAGAGTTAAGTGAACGCTTAGAGTCTTTAGGTACCAACCTAAATGCCTCAGCCAGTCTGGACAGCTCTCGCATTAGCATGGACACGCTAAGCGTTAACTTTGCCGAAAGCTTATCGTTAATGAATGATGTTCTGCAAAATCCGGCTTTTTCAGAAGAAGAAATTGAACGCAAACGTTCAAATTGGATAGAGGGCATTCGCAAGGAAGAAGCTCGCCCTCAAACTCAGGCTCTGCGCGTTTTGCCTGGCTTAATGTTCGGTGATGGTCACGCATACAGCCAGCCGCTGACGGGCTCTGGTACGGTCGACTCAATTAAGTCTCTGACGCGTGAAGACTTAGTTGAGCATGCACAAACCTGGCTACGCCCGGACAATGCAAAACTGGTCATTGTGGGCGACACCACAGTAGAGCAAGCTAAATTATTGCTGGAAGAGCAATTTGCCAGCTGGCAGTCTCCGGCAACACCTAAGCCTGAAAAAACACTGGATGCGTCTGCAGCATCAAACGACAGTCGCGTTTTCCTGATTAATAAACCGGGAACACCTCAATCGTTAATTATTGCGGGGCAGCTTGCACCTTCAGGTCAAGTCGACAACGCCGATACCATTGACGTGATGAATACGATTCTCGGTGGCAGTTTCACCAGTCGTTTAAATATGAATCTCCGTGAGGATAAGGGCTGGTCTTACGGTGCTCGTTCTATATGGCTGGACAACGAAGGCCCCGGACTATTAATGGCACTTGCGCCGGTTCAAACGGACAAGACTCAGGAATCCATTCAGGAAATTGTCAAAGAGTTTACTCAGTATGAAGGCGATAAGCCGGCAACCGACGATGAACTTGCCAAAGTTAAAGCCAACAAAACAGCCAAACTTCCTGGCGCTTATGAAACCAAAGGCGCTTTATTGAGCGGGTTGATAAGTACCTTTAACAAAGGCAAAGACGTTGAGTATCTTGAGTCCTATGGTCAGCGCATCAATGCAATTACTCTGGATGATATCCAGGAAAGCGCCGATAATGTGTTAACACCAAACGCCATGACCTGGGTTATTGTTGGTGACTTAGCTGAAATTGAAGATAAAGTTCGCGAACTGAATCTAGGCGAAGTCACTATTCTTCAAAGTGACGAAGAATAA
- a CDS encoding NupC/NupG family nucleoside CNT transporter: MNSILGIAIIFLVAYLVSTNRKAIRWRTVLGAFAIQVVLAGFVLYVPIGREMLFGFAQGVSTVIGYTKAGIDFLFGNLASEDFGFVFAIQVLSVIVFFSSLISVLYYLGIMKWVIRILGGGLQKLLGTSRPESMSAAANIFVGQTEAPMMVRPFIGTMTRSELFAVMVGGMASVSGSVLAGYAGVGVELKYLIAASFMAAPAGFLMAKMMIPECEKPRNDLEEIEVDDNSANVIDAAAQGASSGLQLAMNVGAMLLAFVALIALINGIFGWVGSWFGYADLTLQEVFGYVFQPVAYVLGVSWDEANLAGSFIGQKLVINEFVAYLDFVNYKEQMSEHSQVIVTFVLCGFANFSSIAILLGGLGGMAPSRRHDIARLGMRALLAATLANMMSAAIAGFFVSLT, from the coding sequence ATGAATAGTATTCTTGGCATTGCCATTATTTTTCTCGTTGCTTATCTGGTGTCGACAAACCGCAAAGCTATCCGCTGGCGCACCGTTCTCGGTGCGTTTGCTATTCAAGTCGTGCTTGCCGGGTTTGTGCTTTATGTGCCTATTGGTCGTGAAATGCTGTTTGGTTTCGCACAGGGCGTTTCGACCGTTATTGGCTACACCAAAGCGGGTATCGACTTTCTGTTTGGTAACTTAGCGTCCGAAGACTTTGGCTTTGTGTTCGCCATTCAGGTGTTGTCCGTTATTGTCTTTTTCTCGTCACTTATTTCCGTGCTTTATTATCTGGGTATTATGAAGTGGGTCATTCGCATACTCGGTGGTGGCTTGCAAAAACTGCTGGGCACCAGTCGCCCTGAGTCGATGTCAGCGGCGGCAAATATTTTCGTGGGGCAGACAGAAGCGCCCATGATGGTGCGGCCTTTCATTGGCACCATGACACGCTCGGAGCTTTTTGCCGTAATGGTGGGCGGAATGGCGTCCGTTTCCGGATCCGTTTTGGCGGGTTATGCCGGGGTTGGCGTAGAGCTAAAATACCTAATTGCGGCAAGTTTCATGGCAGCCCCAGCTGGCTTCCTTATGGCCAAAATGATGATTCCGGAGTGCGAAAAGCCACGTAACGATCTTGAAGAAATAGAAGTGGATGATAACTCAGCTAACGTTATTGATGCGGCAGCGCAAGGTGCGTCCAGTGGCTTGCAACTGGCGATGAATGTGGGCGCAATGTTGCTGGCGTTTGTGGCACTTATTGCGTTAATTAATGGTATTTTCGGCTGGGTTGGTAGCTGGTTTGGTTACGCTGATTTAACCTTGCAGGAAGTATTTGGTTATGTCTTTCAGCCAGTCGCTTATGTGTTAGGCGTCAGCTGGGATGAAGCGAACCTTGCCGGTAGTTTCATTGGCCAAAAGCTAGTTATTAATGAGTTTGTTGCTTATCTCGATTTTGTGAATTACAAAGAGCAAATGAGCGAGCACTCACAAGTGATTGTGACGTTCGTGCTATGTGGCTTTGCAAACTTTTCATCCATTGCTATTTTGCTTGGTGGTCTTGGCGGTATGGCACCCAGTCGCCGTCATGACATAGCCAGATTGGGTATGAGAGCGCTTTTAGCCGCGACGCTTGCGAATATGATGAGCGCTGCGATAGCTGGCTTCTTTGTTTCCCTGACCTAA
- a CDS encoding 2OG-Fe(II) oxygenase, whose protein sequence is MTDFIETYDNALSSDFCKQLIDTFESSGHTFQGRTGGGVDVEKKSSTDLMLNSHAEYQDLLLKIQKTTADHALQYFKKYHFALIAPVALTLQHPKTQQPTPLTHENFDEIAKGNEMAIMQKLFRVGAIQMQRYRKGEGNYNYWHCETFPQKGSTEPLHRALLFMYYLNDVEEGGETDFYYQERSLKPKAGQMVIAPAYFTHTHRGRTPVSNDKYILTSWILHSRAEQLFGA, encoded by the coding sequence ATGACTGATTTTATAGAAACTTACGATAATGCATTGTCGTCAGACTTTTGTAAGCAGTTGATTGATACTTTTGAGAGCTCCGGACATACTTTTCAAGGCCGCACTGGCGGTGGAGTGGATGTGGAGAAAAAGTCGAGCACAGACTTAATGCTCAACTCTCACGCAGAGTATCAAGATTTACTGCTGAAAATTCAAAAAACGACGGCAGACCATGCTTTGCAGTATTTTAAGAAATATCACTTTGCGTTAATTGCGCCTGTGGCTCTTACGCTTCAGCATCCGAAGACTCAACAGCCAACTCCGTTGACCCATGAAAATTTTGATGAAATAGCCAAAGGCAATGAAATGGCGATTATGCAAAAGCTGTTTCGTGTAGGCGCCATTCAAATGCAGCGCTATCGTAAAGGTGAGGGCAATTATAACTACTGGCATTGCGAGACGTTTCCTCAGAAAGGCTCAACCGAGCCACTGCATCGTGCTTTGTTATTTATGTACTATTTAAACGATGTGGAAGAAGGGGGGGAGACCGACTTTTACTACCAGGAGCGTTCGTTAAAGCCCAAAGCCGGACAAATGGTTATTGCTCCCGCGTATTTCACCCATACTCACCGTGGTAGAACGCCGGTGTCTAATGACAAATATATTCTTACCAGCTGGATTCTGCATAGTCGCGCCGAGCAGTTATTTGGCGCTTAA
- the tesB gene encoding acyl-CoA thioesterase II, with protein MSKVLDDLLNLLTLETIEDGLYRGQSQDLGFGAVFGGQVIGQALSAAKETLPAERVCHSFHSYFLRPGDAKKPIVYDVENIRDGKSFSARRVQAIQYGKPIFYMTASFQQQESGFEHQDVMPEVPGPEGLISDLDIYREHEELIPAPLRNKFICEKPIEMRFVTPYNPFKPEKDEPKRYVWLKANGNMPADTRVHKYLLAYASDFNFLPTALQPHGVSFAQPNMQVATIDHAMWFHRDFRMDDWVLYAIDSPSASGQRGLVRGQIYTRDGMLVASTIQEGVMRDRS; from the coding sequence ATGAGCAAGGTACTCGACGATTTATTGAACCTATTGACACTGGAAACCATTGAAGACGGCTTATACCGCGGTCAAAGTCAGGATTTAGGCTTTGGTGCTGTATTTGGCGGCCAGGTCATTGGTCAAGCGCTGTCTGCGGCAAAAGAAACATTACCGGCCGAACGTGTCTGCCACTCGTTTCACAGTTACTTTTTGCGTCCGGGCGATGCCAAAAAGCCCATTGTTTACGATGTAGAAAACATTCGCGACGGTAAAAGCTTTTCAGCGCGGCGGGTGCAAGCCATTCAGTACGGCAAGCCTATTTTCTATATGACCGCGTCGTTTCAACAGCAGGAAAGCGGTTTTGAACACCAGGACGTCATGCCAGAAGTTCCCGGACCAGAAGGTTTGATATCAGACCTGGATATTTACCGCGAACACGAAGAATTGATTCCGGCGCCACTTCGCAATAAATTTATTTGTGAAAAACCAATAGAAATGCGTTTTGTAACGCCCTATAACCCATTTAAGCCGGAAAAAGACGAACCTAAGCGTTATGTTTGGTTAAAAGCCAACGGCAATATGCCCGCGGACACTCGCGTGCATAAATACCTACTGGCTTACGCGTCAGACTTTAACTTTCTACCAACCGCGTTGCAGCCTCATGGCGTTAGTTTTGCGCAACCCAATATGCAGGTTGCGACCATTGACCACGCCATGTGGTTCCATCGTGATTTCCGCATGGATGACTGGGTCTTGTACGCAATAGACAGCCCATCAGCCAGCGGGCAGCGTGGTCTGGTGCGTGGTCAAATATATACCAGAGACGGTATGCTGGTCGCATCGACCATTCAGGAAGGTGTCATGAGAGACCGCAGTTAA
- a CDS encoding nucleoside-binding protein, protein MKHIVFSLFILLALPFSATAEKYWSDTSLTYLNGSDYEVGDPDRQVITLEYVGGYSWGKIFSFADRLESDNGDTETYIEVSPEVYFVQFEDNIVNNLSVTTTAEVGDGFTHYLYGIGAAFDVPGFQFFEVDAYRRNNDGFDNNYQVTLSWGVPFSVGETQWMYDGFLDYASGISGIGPANMNFTSQLKWNLSPYFNLSAPLYVGVEYVYWRNKFYIDGVNEKNPNLLIKWHF, encoded by the coding sequence ATGAAACACATCGTTTTCTCTTTGTTCATTCTTTTGGCTTTGCCTTTTTCAGCAACCGCAGAAAAGTATTGGTCAGACACCAGTCTCACCTACTTAAATGGTAGTGACTATGAAGTTGGCGACCCTGACCGCCAGGTTATCACTCTCGAGTACGTTGGCGGGTACAGTTGGGGCAAGATCTTCTCTTTCGCCGACCGTTTAGAATCTGATAACGGCGATACAGAAACCTATATAGAGGTCTCTCCGGAAGTCTACTTCGTGCAGTTTGAAGACAACATCGTCAACAATTTAAGCGTTACCACTACCGCAGAAGTTGGTGACGGTTTTACTCACTACCTTTATGGCATTGGCGCAGCTTTCGATGTACCCGGCTTTCAGTTTTTTGAAGTTGATGCGTACAGGAGAAACAATGATGGTTTCGACAACAACTACCAAGTGACCTTGTCTTGGGGAGTACCTTTCTCTGTTGGTGAAACCCAATGGATGTACGATGGCTTTTTAGATTACGCCTCTGGTATTAGCGGTATCGGTCCGGCTAATATGAACTTCACTTCACAGCTCAAGTGGAATTTATCGCCTTATTTTAACCTGTCTGCGCCACTTTACGTTGGTGTCGAGTACGTTTACTGGCGCAACAAGTTTTATATTGATGGTGTTAACGAGAAAAACCCGAATTTATTGATTAAATGGCACTTTTAA
- a CDS encoding sensor domain-containing phosphodiesterase — MRDQFLLKQYINTLESTALCARLSPSGHIRWLSDSMHKLLDIHYLKQTTAFRDFLHPDNRQHVTEVISYAIESGNSWNGTVCLESNTRTNWCRCMTIPLYDEAGTLNELVLLFQDISREVHLDELLQEARYDRVTGLPTRVDLLNDLKRVKAQCLAVLDIRKFRSYADFYGLDFGDELLRKFSLWAQKQLKSNHINIYRLYSDKFALIPDFRMIPTLFESHLLHFYEALSDLKLEVRDVEANLDVAIGMGVGDSKHLQLAESALSKAKAIYSGHKIEVVREREFLKENKVNWIPKIQSAITDHRFVNYYQPIKSTSNERPSYYEALVRMRDNNSDLPPGMFLDKAKTTRYYCEITRSVIEQAVLASEEFGVAISVNLSIEDILNDKTVNFIRYVLMEHKKAQLIFEITETESTEDFEKVQTFAQEVRQLGGQIAIDDFGVGYSNFSRLISLRPDYLKIDGSIVQNVLYDETSASILNGMISICKELNIPIVAEFVENEEVNSYLCSQNIEYLQGYYIGKPSPEVNRLLN; from the coding sequence ATGCGTGATCAATTTTTGTTAAAGCAGTACATAAATACGTTAGAGTCTACTGCGCTTTGTGCCCGACTGTCGCCGTCTGGTCACATTCGGTGGTTAAGTGACTCCATGCATAAGCTGCTCGATATTCACTACCTAAAACAGACCACAGCGTTTCGTGATTTCCTGCACCCTGACAACAGACAGCATGTAACAGAAGTTATAAGCTATGCAATTGAATCGGGTAACAGCTGGAACGGTACGGTTTGCCTTGAAAGCAACACACGCACGAACTGGTGTCGTTGCATGACCATTCCGCTTTACGATGAAGCGGGTACGCTAAATGAACTGGTTCTGTTGTTTCAGGATATCTCACGCGAAGTTCACCTTGACGAACTTCTGCAAGAAGCGCGCTATGATCGGGTAACCGGGTTACCAACCAGAGTTGACTTATTAAACGACCTGAAACGTGTAAAAGCACAATGTCTGGCCGTACTTGATATACGAAAATTTCGCAGTTATGCGGACTTCTATGGTTTGGACTTTGGTGACGAATTGCTTCGTAAATTCAGTTTATGGGCACAAAAGCAGCTAAAGTCGAACCATATTAATATTTATCGCTTGTACAGCGACAAGTTTGCGCTCATTCCTGATTTTCGAATGATACCTACGTTATTTGAAAGTCACTTACTGCACTTTTATGAAGCCTTGTCTGACCTTAAGTTGGAAGTGCGTGACGTTGAGGCGAATTTGGACGTGGCCATAGGAATGGGGGTCGGTGACAGCAAGCATCTGCAGCTCGCAGAGAGTGCTTTATCAAAAGCGAAGGCAATTTATTCCGGGCACAAAATAGAAGTCGTGCGAGAGCGTGAGTTCTTAAAAGAAAACAAGGTTAATTGGATTCCTAAAATTCAATCCGCCATTACCGATCACCGCTTTGTGAACTATTACCAACCAATTAAAAGCACCTCGAACGAGCGTCCGAGTTATTATGAAGCGCTGGTGAGAATGCGTGACAACAACAGTGACTTACCTCCGGGAATGTTTCTAGATAAAGCAAAAACGACGCGTTATTACTGTGAAATTACACGTTCAGTCATAGAGCAAGCGGTGTTAGCGTCTGAAGAATTTGGTGTTGCGATATCGGTGAATTTATCGATTGAAGACATACTCAACGACAAAACCGTAAATTTCATACGGTATGTGCTCATGGAGCACAAAAAAGCTCAGCTAATATTTGAAATCACCGAAACGGAATCGACCGAGGATTTCGAAAAAGTTCAGACGTTTGCGCAAGAGGTAAGACAGCTGGGTGGCCAAATTGCGATTGATGATTTTGGTGTAGGATATTCGAACTTCTCCCGGTTAATTAGCTTACGTCCGGACTATCTGAAAATTGACGGCAGTATTGTTCAGAATGTTTTATATGACGAGACCAGTGCCAGCATTTTGAATGGCATGATTAGCATTTGTAAGGAATTGAATATTCCTATTGTTGCCGAGTTTGTTGAAAATGAAGAAGTGAACAGCTACTTGTGTAGCCAGAACATTGAGTACTTGCAAGGCTACTATATTGGCAAACCAAGCCCTGAAGTAAACCGACTACTAAACTGA